One Deltaproteobacteria bacterium genomic window, GCCGTTACGATAAAGCTCCCAGCCTTTGATGCCGAGCTCATAGTCCTGCGGTGGGTGGTCGCTCATGTCGAGGATCACCAGGTCGAGGACGATGGCAGTTGTCTGGCTGGAGCTAATCTGGAAAGGCAGTTTGATCGCTGTCACTGAGTTTTTGATTTTCGGCGTGCGTTTGCTTTTCTTGAGCGTGCCGGCGACTTTTTTGAGCTTTAAGTCGATGCCGTCAAAGCTGCCGTCCGCCAGCTTGCCGTGAAAGACCTGAACGCTTTGTTTGTCGACATATTTCGTCAAGTCGATGGTGTCGGTTATCAATGGCGTGAGCGGCTGCCAGC contains:
- a CDS encoding DUF4382 domain-containing protein, encoding MSKRKVWLIGFVLAVALAPALALAEGALEIRIKDHREAIGDFTSLMLTIDKIAISPKAGMKFWRSGWQPLTPLITDTIDLTKYVDKQSVQVFHGKLADGSFDGIDLKLKKVAGTLKKSKRTPKIKNSVTAIKLPFQISSSQTTAIVLDLVILDMSDHPPQDYELGIKGWELYRNGKLVDKLPPG